In Vicia villosa cultivar HV-30 ecotype Madison, WI unplaced genomic scaffold, Vvil1.0 ctg.000423F_1_1_1, whole genome shotgun sequence, the following are encoded in one genomic region:
- the LOC131628109 gene encoding F-box/kelch-repeat protein At3g06240-like, which translates to MENSVFLPFELIIEILSRLPVKPLLRFRCVCKSWLSLISSNNFATSHFEHAATHRRLFIKRSALQPLSIDLDSSLHDASASASLSLDFICSQRCIEIRGCFRGFLYFNNDTHIYLLNPSTGVFKQIPDSPILLNDGFELLSGFVYYQPIDDYLIVSGFCEYDTPVTSPMKLMIFSLRADKWKPIEVASHLPYRETSVAECTPKSGLFLNGSLHWMVHNYEKSKNVIIAFDLKEMTISEIALPDDFIFSYSNNYSIYYALLEVGGLIGAWVKDLNTVKIWVMQKYGIHSSWTKIIQFSLDPVFHDSLEIVCLTKCGNIVGTNNKIGLVKLNDKGQLLESLLLDAFAVYTESLFSLPSTGQT; encoded by the coding sequence ATGGAGAACAGCGTGTTTCTGCCTTTTGAATTGATCATCGAAATTCTGTCGAGGTTACCGGTGAAGCCTCTATTGCGTTTCAGGTGTGTCTGCAAATCATGGCTTTCTCTAATTTCTAGTAATAATTTTGCTACTTCACATTTTGAACATGCTGCCACACACAGACGTCTCTTCATAAAACGTTCTGCTCTTCAACCTTTATCTATAGATCTTGATTCATCGCTCCACGATGCTTCTGCATCTGCTTCATTAAGCCTTGATTTTATTTGTTCCCAACGTTGTATTGAAATTAGAGGTTGTTTTAGAGGGTTTCTGTATTTCAACAATGACACACACATCTATCTATTGAATCCATCCACCGGTGTGTTCAAACAAATACCCGACTCTCCTATATTACTTAATGATGGTTTCGAACTTCTTTCTGGTTTTGTATATTACCAGCCAATTGATGATTACTTGATAGTTTCCGGGTTCTGCGAATATGACACGCCGGTAACTAGTccaatgaaattgatgattttctCATTGAGAGCTGATAAGTGGAAACCAATTGAGGTTGCTTCTCATTTGCCTTATAGGGAGACTTCTGTAGCAGAATGTACCCCTAAATCCGGGTTGTTCTTGAATGGATCTCTCCATTGGATGGTTCATAATTATGAGAAATCAAAGAATGTTATTATTGCCTTTGATTTAAAGGAAATGACGATATCAGAGATAGCTCTGCCAGATGATTTTATTTTCAGTTATAGTAATAATTATTCTATATATTATGCTTTGTTGGAAGTTGGAGGACTTATCGGTGCATGGGTGAAGGACCTGAATACAGTGAAGATATGGGTGATGCAAAAATATGGAATTCACTCATCTTGGACTAAGATTATTCAATTTTCTCTTGATCCTGTTTTTCACGATAGTTTAGAGATAGTATGCTTAACAAAGTGCGGTAATATTGTTGgaacaaataataaaattggaTTGGTGAAGTTGAATGATAAAGGACAGCTACTAGAGTCTCTGCTTTTAGACGCATTCGCCGTATATACAGAGTCTCTGTTTTCACTCCCCAGCACCGGTCAAACTTAA
- the LOC131628127 gene encoding uncharacterized protein LOC131628127 produces MAGSFWRNSSVDFSFIPSVGASGGILTLWNTNTVKAVFNFGGRGFLGMKLLWKGNYFYAVNVYFPISREEKRSLREKILDLKSRFSDGEWLVGGDFNTVRNRRERKGVSFHNSRREWSDFEEYIRRSGLEDVPCKGKKYTWFGGDGRSRSRLDRFLLADKIVSGWGVIGQLVEDRDVSDHCPVWLLCDKANWGPKPFKVNKEWFSNKDFLPFVEKEWLSIIVGGGGEG; encoded by the coding sequence ATGGCTGGTAGTTTTTGGAGGAACAGTAGTGTCGATTTTTCGTTTATCCCGTCTGTAGGGGCGTCGGGGGGGATTCTGACCTTGTGGAACACTAATACTGTAAAAGCTGTTTTCAATTTTGGTGGAAGGGGTTTTCTGGGAATGAAGCTTTTGTGGAAGGGGAATTATTTTTATGCTGTCAATGTTTACTTTCCTATTTCCAGGGAGGAGAAGAGATCTCTGCGGGAGAAAATTCTAGATTTGAAATCAAGATTTAGTGATGGAGAGTGGTTAGTGGGAGGTGACTTTAATACGGTTCGAAACAGGAGGGAGAGAAAGGGTGTTTCGTTTCATAATTCTCGGAGGGAGTGGTCGGATTTTGAAGAGTATATTAGGAGGAGTGGTTTGGAAGATGTTCCGTGCAAAGGGAAGAAGTACACGTGGTTTGGTGGTGATGGTAGATCGAGGAGTAGATTAGACCGTTTCTTGTTGGCGGATAAGATTGTGAGTGGGTGGGGCGTCATTGGCCAATTGGTGGAGGATCGCGATGTTTCGGACCATTGTCCGGTGTGGTTGCTTTGCGATAAGGCAAATTGGGGTCCGAAGCCTTTTAAAGTAAACAAAGAATGGTTTTCTAATAAGGATTTTTTGCCGTTTGTGGAGAAGGAATGGCTCTCTATAatagtggggggggggggggaggggtGA
- the LOC131628126 gene encoding uncharacterized protein LOC131628126: MGSRPHVVDKRAWISIFGLKIVGDEFCMEDGDVPGNYDHVAYMKSILKDPSVFIKPNETITAGNEDEGNDQDIANDDDHPMEDVPHDADANWMKKFFPVLSRDKATSSTNVEASESIKVVDYELLETDPGIRPPISSYHPDIQNEVRKAYLKIGRHQPPHNFVYPWSIQGKQKRRFCKNRFDLYDWIDYSESKDLVFCLPCFLFKNVSKYGGDHFVGDGFGDWKNAQRLANHATSSNSHVDCVHMGYALMSPNQSIKASFVNQTNQMNAEYRVHVNTSFVATKFLLRCGMPFRGSDESLNSLFKGPFLELVDTLKEINPEIASVINCAPGNNLMTSPKIQKDLAAACACEITQQIICDIADDVFCVLIDESGDVAGKEQMAVVIRYVNNEGLVKERFLGIVSVKETSAKSLKEALEKLLSINGLSISSIRGQGYDGASNMRGKFGGLRTLIQNENPSAYYVHCFAHQLQLALVACAKTHKDVSGFFGKVNMLVNFIRSSNKRQELLRDKQVAQFATLIEEGQIETGSGLNQESSIARAGDTRWGSHFRTLTLETGSGLNQESSMLLLDVLQSFDFIFMLYMMVEILGFTNDLSVALQKRDQDLLNALSLVNATKQELQEMRNDGWEELISKVMEICNKLDIDVPDMDASYVQGKKPRRHATTSSVSNLHHYKNDCLFNVLDLQLHELNARFDEENTELLECVSCLSPSSSFAAFDVKKLLRMVELYPNDFVDVPEVVMRHQLQSYVRNVRCDPKFANLKGLSDLCAKFVETNKCNTFDMVYKLLKLALVLPVATASVERVFSAMKFVKSQLCNKMSDQWLNDRLVTFIEKDVLGTINNDVILAHFQEMNDRRFSL, encoded by the exons ATGGGCTCCAGgccgcatgttgttgacaaacgggcttggattagcATTTTTGGTCTCAAAATTGTTGGAGATGAGTTCTGTATGGAAGACGGTGacgtaccgggaaactatgatcatgtggcctacatgaaatccATTCTCAAAGACCCTTCTGTCTTTATCAAACCGAATGAAACAATCACAGCTG GTAATGAAGATGAAGGCAATGATCAAGACatagcaaatgatgatgatcaccctATGGAAGATGTTCCACATGATGCGGatgcaaattg GATGAAGAAATTTTTTCCGGTACTCTCTAGAGACAAAGCTACTTCTTCGACTAATGTAGAAGCATCGGAAAGTATCAAAGTTGTTGATTATGAATTGTTGGAAACAGATCCGGGAATTAGGCCTCCAATTTCAAGCTATCATCCCGACATCCAAAATGAGGTAAGGAAAGCTTATTTAAAAATAGGTCGTCATCAACCTCCTCACAATTTCGTTTACCCTTGGTCTATTCAAGGTAAACAAAAGCGTCGATTTTGCAAAAATCGGTTTGATTTGTATGATTGGATTGATTATAGTGAATCTAAGGACCTAGTGTTTTGTTTGCcatgttttttgtttaaaaatgttTCTAAGTATGGGGGGGATCACTTTGTGGGAGACGGTTTTGGTGATTGGAAGAATGCTCAAAGGTTGGCTAATCATGCTACTTCTTCCAATAGTCATGTTGATTGTGTGCATATGGGTTATGCTCTCATGAGTCCAAACCAAAGTATTAAGGCCTCGTTTGTTAATCAAACTAATCAAATGAATGCCGAATATCGTGTTCATGTAAACACATCCTTTGTAGCTACTAAGTTTCTTTTGAGGTGTGGCATGCCATTTAGAGGGAGTGATGAGTCTCTTAACTCTTTATTTAAGGGGCCATTTCTTGAGTTGGTGGATACTTTAAAGGAAATCAACCCGGAGATAGCTAGTGTAATTAATTGTGCTCCGGGAAATAACCTTATGACTTCCCCTAAGATTCAAAAGGATCTTGCCGCTGCTTGTGCATGTGAAATAACTCAACAAATTATATGTGATATTGCGGATGATGTGTTTTGTGTTTTGATTGATGAATCTGGTGATGTTGCTGGTAAAGAACAAATGGCTGTTGTTATTCGCTATGTTAATAATGAAGGTTTGGTAAAAGAAAGGTTTCTTGGCATTGTAAGTGTTAAAGAAACAAGTGCTAAGTCACTTAAGGAGGCACTTGAGAAGTTGTTGTCTATTAATGGCTTGAGTATATCTAGCATTAGGGGGCAAGGGTATGACGGAGCTAGCAATATGAGAGGTAAGTTTGGTGGTTTGAGAACTTTAATCCAAAATGAGAATCCATCTGCTTATTATGTGCATTGTTTCGCCCATCAACTTCAATTGGCACTTGTTGCATGTGCTAAGACTCACAAAGATGTTAGTGGGTTTTTCGGTAAGGTCAATATGCTTGTTAATTTCATTCGATCTTCTAATAAGAGACAAGAATTACTTCGGGACAAACAAGTAGCTCAGTTTGCTACATTGATTGAAGAGGGCCAAATAGAAACTGGTAGTGGGTTAAACCAAGAATCATCTATTGCTAGAGCGGGTGACACTCGTTGGGGTTCCCACTTTAGGACTCTCACTTTAGAAACTGGTAGTGGGTTAAACCAAGAATCATCTATGCTTTTGTTAGATGTGCttcaatcatttgattttatcttcATGTTATATATGATGGTTGAGATTTTAGGATTTACAAATGATTTGAGTGTAGCGTTACAAAAGCGTGATCAAGATCTTTTGAATGCTTTGTCACTTGTCAATGCTACCAAACAAGAATTACAAGAAATGAGGAATGATGGATGGGAAGAGCTTATATCTAAGGTTATGGAAATTTGCAATAAGCTTGACATTGATGTGCCTGACATGGATGCATCATATGTGCAAGGGAAGAAACCTAGGCGACATGCTACAACTTCTAGTGTTTCTAATTTGCATCATTATAAGAATGATTGTTTGTTTAATGTTTTAGATTTGCAGTTGCACGAGCTCAATGCTAGGTTTGATGAAGAGAATACTGAACTTTTAGAATGTGTTTCATGTTTGAGTCCTTCATCGTCATTTGCAGCTTTTGATGTGAAAAAGTTATTAAGGATGGTTGAACTTTATCCAAATGATTTTGTGGATGTGCCGGAAGTGGTGATGCGACATCAACTTCAAAGTTATGTTAGAAATGTTCGATGTGATccaaaatttgcaaatttaaaaGGACTTTCAGATCTTTGTGCAAAATTTGtggaaacaaataagtgcaacacATTTGATATGGTTTATAAGCTTCTGAAATTGGCTTTGGTCTTGCCGGTAGCAACTGCAAGTGTGGAACGTGTTTTTTCAGCtatgaagtttgtgaagagtcaATTATGTAACAAAATGAGTGATCAGTGGTTAAATGATCGTCTTGTAACTTTTATAGAAAAAGATGTTCTTGGAACAATTAACAATGATGTTATTTTAGCTCATTTTCAAGAAATGAATGATAGACGATTTTCATTGTAA